The following coding sequences are from one Schizosaccharomyces osmophilus chromosome 1, complete sequence window:
- the sol1 gene encoding SWI/SNF complex subunit Sol1, giving the protein MFDGGYAQKMNFSGSDSGTTRTPDLYGQGNSGQFPSYPSNNYQLSSSSRPQMEGNPGYSEMMLQTRPPATTQGFPYGSSGTTEGVPSVPSIHMGETNQFTSAPMASAGMKHASPSMPPMASSIQQQQHQQMLQRQLYLKSQMESANTTFEPSSQNNPEYPPNTFPNQSMGASSSRSPSMAPGVPNNSSPPNRNSNSNPSDVAENYNKFMVSLLSFMAKRGTPLKNYPSIDGSPINLMMLYALVMRTGGSRRVTSLKLWPKVAASLGITNPKTVPLLYQQYNNCLLPYEEAWARAHQQKLRLENQNQTQNENQTSYSEDPRILTSRQASVPKMASHVQIPNPKSETPSLNVPSYMTANYKPSPSPTAVPQRSGSIPLNPSGNEKSKPFASNVSTPLPSVSNRPPPAELSVESRIYNPIKIDLAGTTAGFPLHLSSAHRIDESLMHLKMPSISNLGCINIHALSMSLLSTLSGEMTYSLNVLLLLTNDRQEVVHLAKCEEVIDALVEVGWNCLDILTERLASESNQNLHNERPSYRHLLLECIQENNLQKIRPDSGAEACPTDERKSRELTEQHLLAVCIIFRNMSLVDETIMNRCHGSEFFSFLMRLIRLLNRGESYLLPSKRAMLDLHKDVLLLLSQVSHNIVLPNMESALQILHFILAFSPITKRYIKRNGLETEHSQKFPLDVPNYTPFTHPYVGPSIAVYAKLLARDTTNKIFFQTVFDRNPALLDLTFLFLASVIPKFNRQCLKLCEKRLPLLQHAFLCLENTVSFIREPSQAVFWCNIGDGFFASLIRLLILLSGHPSLNPVFPPDVPARTSTNPFRYIIQNGILCAKKLYHLACSINAPITSFPKGETILAILLAPTTDRTFLKDLSTILDKDLEEQLSFNNNFE; this is encoded by the coding sequence ATGTTTGACGGAGGATATGctcaaaaaatgaacttTAGCGGTTCTGACTCGGGAACAACAAGAACACCGGACTTGTATGGACAAGGCAATAGCGGCCAGTTTCCCTCCTATCCCTCTAATAATTACCAGCTCTCATCATCGTCTAGACCGCAAATGGAAGGAAATCCAGGATATTCTGAGATGATGTTGCAAACGCGCCCGCCAGCGACAACACAGGGATTTCCATACGGCTCTTCAGGTACAACTGAAGGGGTACCTTCGGTACCATCCATACACATGGGAGAAACTAACCAGTTTACTTCTGCTCCTATGGCTTCTGCTGGTATGAAGCATGCGTCGCCGTCTATGCCACCTATGGCTTCATCCATTCAGCAGCAACAACATCAACAAATGTTACAAAGGCAACTTTATCTAAAAAGTCAAATGGAATCAGCAAATACTACGTTTGAACCCTCTTCTCAAAACAACCCTGAGTACCCCCCAAACACATTTCCTAACCAAAGTATGGGTGCCTCATCCTCCAGATCTCCTTCGATGGCGCCTGGTGTGCCTAACAATTCCAGTCCTCCAAACAGAAATAGCAACTCAAATCCTTCAGATGTTGCTGAAAATTACAACAAATTTATGGTCAGTTTATTAAGTTTTATGGCGAAGCGTGGAACTCCGTTGAAGAATTATCCATCAATTGATGGATCTCCTATAAATCTTATGATGCTTTATGCTCTCGTTATGCGCACAGGTGGCTCTAGGCGAGTAACAAGCTTAAAATTATGGCCCAAAGTTGCTGCTTCTCTTGGAATCACTAATCCAAAAACAGTTCCCCTCTTGTATCAGCAATATAACAATTGCCTTCTTCCCTATGAAGAAGCATGGGCCCGTGCCCACCAACAAAAGCTTCGGttagaaaatcaaaatcaaactcaaaatgaaaaccaaaCTTCTTATTCGGAAGACCCAAGAATACTCACCTCTAGACAAGCATCCGTGCCGAAGATGGCATCCCACGTACAAATACCAAATCCTAAAAGTGAAACACCGTCTCTGAATGTACCTTCATACATGACTGCTAACTATAAACCGTCACCCTCTCCTACTGCTGTACCCCAACGAAGCGGCTCAATCCCACTTAACCCTTCTGGtaatgaaaaaagcaaacctTTTGCCTCCAATGTTTCGACACCCTTACCATCCGTATCCAACCGACCTCCTCCAGCCGAACTTAGCGTTGAATCTCGTATTTACAATCCCATAAAAATAGACTTGGCGGGAACAACTGCTGGATTTCCTTTGCATCTTTCTAGCGCTCATCGCATTGATGAGTCCTTAATGCACTTGAAAATGCCATCTATTTCAAACTTAGGCTGCATAAACATTCATGCGCTATCCATGAGTCTCTTATCTACACTTTCTGGTGAAATGACTTACTCCCTCAAtgttttacttcttttgacGAATGATAGACAAGAAGTGGTGCATCTAGCGAAATGCGAGGAAGTAATTGATGCGTTGGTGGAAGTTGGATGGAACTGCTTGGATATATTGACTGAAAGACTTGCATCGGAATCAAATCAAAACCTTCACAACGAAAGGCCATCTTATAGGCATCTATTGCTAGAATGCATACAAGAGAATAACCTTCAAAAGATTCGGCCAGACAGCGGAGCTGAAGCTTGCCCTActgatgaaagaaaaagtcgTGAATTGACAGAGCAACACTTGCTTGCAGTATGTATAATATTTCGTAACATGTCTCTTGTTGACGAAACTATAATGAACCGTTGTCACGGATCTGAgtttttcagctttttaATGCGATTAATTCGGCTATTGAATCGTGGTGAGTCTTATTTGCTACCGTCCAAGCGTGCCATGTTAGATCTTCATAAAGACGTTTTGCTATTACTTTCACAAGTGTCGCATAATATAGTGTTACCAAACATGGAATCTGCTTTGCAAATATTacattttattttagcGTTTTCTCCTATAACGAAGAGATATATCAAGCGAAATGGTTTGGAAACGGAACACTCCCAAAAATTTCCGTTAGACGTTCCTAATTATACCCCTTTCACACACCCCTATGTGGGACCCTCTATAGCTGTGTACGCAAAGTTGTTAGCTCGGGACACTACcaacaaaatcttttttcagACGGTCTTTGACCGAAATCCTGCTCTTCTAGACCTGACATTTCTCTTCCTTGCCTCCGTTATCCCAAAGTTCAATAGACAGTGTTTAAAGCTTTGCGAAAAGCGTCTACCATTGTTACAGCATGCCTTTTTATGTTTAGAAAACACTGTATCGTTTATACGAGAACCATCCCAGGCGGTGTTTTGGTGTAACATTGGCGATggtttttttgcttctctCATTCGTTTGTTAATTCTATTATCCGGTCATCCATCTCTTAATCCCGTTTTTCCTCCCGATGTTCCTGCCCGAACGAGCACGAATCCCTTCCGCTATATCATTCAAAATGGGATATTATGTGCAAAGAAGCTCTACCATTTAGCATGCTCGATCAATGCCCCAATTACCTCTTTCCCAAAAGGCGAAACTATTCTAGCGATCCTTCTTGCTCCTACCACCGACCGAACGTTTTTGAAAGACCTATCAACTATATTGGATAAAGACCTTGAGGAACAACTATCTTTTAATAATAACTTTGAATAA
- the ldb1 gene encoding LIM domain binding protein, transcription coregulator: protein MGTNYASMMFNSGSNILGYGVLRLLQYNEQLSCGWENTMKEDIGYWRRFVHNFFTEKGTFRFNFEPNAQRTRESKEFELSYAALPRFFYLNYMGNMRRMSIVLGDTKEFAIPNNGYFVESSNASLVYQFANGIQVIIYGCLRAHFHRAPLLKLDSLEFSATNHSEYLLRELVENASLAQQYQQERRPEQENTSIFPSQGNEQAPFYPPYNFGASAQLPSTPVNEYGIEPRIMRFLEISETISGMRDLIAFTLAQRSGPASALQKFATALQQQQQMQKSSAAKVAFPSNPSVNNQVPNNAEAPFPMAPSAAATGGPPEYRVPNYPSNYNYHQSQRAMSTNFDSSQFANHYPHPNPQSPAPLMNPAYTQPSQKRSATMSPLGEREKQDVDPSFYPNGSLGPQKRAKA from the coding sequence ATGGGCACCAACTATGCATCTATGATGTTTAACAGCGGCTCCAATATTCTTGGCTATGGCGTTCTTAGACTTTTACAGTACAATGAACAATTATCCTGCGGGTGGGAAAACACCATGAAAGAAGACATCGGATACTGGAGGAGATTTGTGCACAATTTCTTTACTGAAAAGGGAACGTTTCGATTTAATTTTGAACCCAACGCACAAAGGACTCGCGAGTCGAAGGAGTTTGAATTGTCGTATGCAGCTTTGCCGAGATTCTTCTATTTAAATTACATGGGAAACATGAGGCGAATGTCGATTGTTTTGGGTGATACGAAAGAATTCGCAATTCCTAATAATGGATATTTTGTCGAGTCCTCAAACGCAAGCCTTGTGTATCAGTTTGCTAATGGTATACAAGTAATCATTTATGGTTGTTTGCGAGCGCACTTCCATCGTGCAcctcttttgaaattggaCTCACTTGAATTCTCCGCTACCAACCATTCCGAGTATCTTCTTCGTGAACTTGTAGAAAATGCTTCTCTCGCCCAGCAGTATCAACAAGAGCGCCGGCCAGAACAGGAAAACACATCGATTTTCCCTTCGCAAGGCAACGAACAAGCTCCGTTTTATCCTCCATATAATTTCGGTGCCAGTGCGCAACTCCCCTCAACGCCGGTGAACGAGTACGGGATTGAACCACGAATCATGcgctttttggaaatttctGAAACTATTTCTGGGATGCGAGATTTAATAGCCTTTACTTTGGCTCAACGTTCAGGTCCGGCAAGTGCCCTCCAAAAGTTCGCTACAGCTTTACAGCAACAACAGCAGATGCAAAAATCTAGTGCTGCAAAGGTAGCTTTTCCGAGTAATCCCTCTGTAAATAATCAAGTTCCTAATAACGCTGAAGCTCCATTTCCCATGGCCCCTTCCGCAGCTGCAACGGGAGGGCCTCCCGAATACCGCGTCCCTAATTACCCATCCAATTATAATTATCACCAGTCCCAACGCGCCATGAGCACtaattttgattcatcTCAATTTGCCAACCATTACCCACATCCAAACCCTCAATCGCCTGCTCCATTAATGAATCCTGCCTACACACAACCTTCTCAGAAAAGGTCCGCTACAATGTCTCCGCTGGGGGAACGCGAAAAGCAGGATGTTGATCCCTCGTTTTACCCCAATGGATCCTTGGGACCTCAGAAGCGAGCTAAAGCTTAG
- the sqs1 gene encoding R3H and G-patch domain protein Sqs1, which produces MQSFGDLEVLDQLDDADFLNSSTRIRRFKGSKKNAHTFPRSKGTRISQWPRMRFVRAVDIFNPTEEVNRMIEEEKSKRNATSDFSGLEYKSKASEEEHPYVQKTPGVHQDVVLFKPIRNNIISREDKEPSHAQKNIHEDATVYKPVTVTEKQSEEKHTPRIALDSPRSHKPHKAKGLQKENMDGKNKKAHKNSDKRFGREKPYILSDTEDNLPDEDSTDTELKFSMNKFADLSMLSETDEDDESMEGDEDIESTNAESTDENGSSSHENSDLLNDQHDQDYEYDDEELANVLAETENLEDEEVNALLASVFNDSDDSEIEAYLSVGDTGANDFTLYDYDSEEEPYQKAPPKALLKPSKKDNKKKEKSKKVSKKERKAQGKLERKAGKSITNRLASAYDVDEDIAQELEMYSDLQEQWIKDHQKKAKKRNEREEKRAQGLLGKKSSKKLAKKAAASDKGSDPDSPTLSKADHDFIMHAYKRMQQLCLSGVDEVSLPACRKYVRRLVHEIANRLNLRSQSYGSGKKRYTVLSKTPRFNSSDINSTSLTRILHRVQLSVEKRSGISGKPGRKPNIMLASKRTVTSATKLYEGQVVGGDAPEITRANPGRRMLERLGWYAGKGLGHPENEGSHESLRAIVKTSRSGLG; this is translated from the coding sequence ATGCAATCGTTCGGCGATTTGGAAGTATTGGACCAACTAGATGATGCTGACTTTTTAAACTCAAGTACCAGGATTCGTCGCTTCAAAGGGTCGAAAAAGAATGCTCATACTTTCCCTCGTAGTAAGGGCACTCGTATTTCACAATGGCCTCGCATGAGGTTTGTTCGTGCAGTGGATATCTTTAATCCTACTGAGGAAGTAAATAGAATGATTGAGGaggaaaaaagcaaacgaaaCGCTACTTCTGACTTTAGTGGGCTTGAGTACAAGAGTAAGGCTTCTGAAGAGGAGCATCCTTACGTACAAAAAACTCCTGGCGTTCATCAAGACGTTGTTTTGTTCAAGCCTATACGCAATAACATTATCTCACGTGAAGACAAGGAACCTTCACATGCTCAAAAGAATATTCATGAAGATGCTACTGTGTACAAGCCCGTAACTGTAACTGAAAAACAATCGGAAGAGAAGCATACCCCTCGTATAGCTTTGGACTCTCCTCGGTCCCACAAACCACATAAAGCTAAAGGTTTACAGAAAGAGAACATGGatggaaaaaacaaaaaagcacATAAAAATTCCGATAAACGTTTTGGTAGAGAAAAACCGTATATTCTTTCAGATACTGAGGACAATCTACCAGACGAGGACAGTACTGATACAGAATTAAAATTCAGCATGAATAAGTTTGCCGACTTGTCTATGCTTTCTGAAactgatgaagatgatgaatcCATGGAAGGAGATGAAGACATAGAGAGTACAAATGCGGAATCTACAGATGAAAATGGATCATCCTCTCACGAGAATTCGGATTTGCTTAATGACCAGCATGACCAGGATTATGAATACGATGATGAAGAACTAGCAAACGTCTTGGCTGAAACCGAAAACttagaagatgaagaagtaaaTGCCTTGCTTGCTAGTGTCTTCAATGACAGTGACGATTCAGAAATCGAAGCTTACCTAAGTGTTGGAGACACTGGCGCAAATGATTTTACACTTTATGATTACGATAGCGAAGAGGAGCCATACCAGAAAGCACCTCCGAAAGCATTATTAAAaccttccaaaaaagacaacaagaaaaaagaaaaatctaAGAAAGTatctaaaaaagaaaggaaagccCAAGGGAaacttgaaagaaaagctgGAAAGTCAATAACAAATCGACTCGCTAGTGCTTATGATGTCGATGAGGATATTGCTCAGGAGTTGGAAATGTACTCTGATCTTCAAGAACAATGGATAAAAGatcatcaaaagaaagcgaaGAAGCGTAATGAACGTGAAGAAAAGCGTGCACAGGGGCTTTTAGGGAAAAAATCTAGTAAGAAACTGGCTAAAAAAGCAGCAGCTTCTGACAAAGGTTCGGACCCTGATAGTCCTACTCTATCGAAAGCGGACCACGATTTTATCATGCATGCATACAAGCGGATGCAACAGTTATGTCTTTCAGGAGTGGATGAGGTTTCTCTTCCTGCATGCCGGAAATATGTGCGCCGTTTAGTTCATGAAATAGCTAACCGTCTGAATCTCCGTTCTCAAAGCTATGGTTCTGGCAAGAAACGGTACACGGTTCTTTCGAAGACGCCCCGATTTAATTCCTCAGATATTAATAGCACATCGTTAACGAGGATTCTACATCGTGTGCAACTGTCAGTTGAAAAGCGATCAGGAATTTCCGGTAAACCAGGTAGAAAGCCCAACATTATGCTTGCTTCGAAGCGTACAGTTACCAGTGCTACAAAACTATACGAAGGCCAAGTGGTTGGTGGAGATGCTCCTGAAATCACTCGTGCTAATCCAGGTCGTCGTATGTTAGAGCGACTGGGCTGGTATGCTGGTAAAGGATTAGGACATCCAGAAAATGAAGGCTCTCATGAAAGTTTGCGTGCTATCGTGAAGACCAGTCGCAGTGGTCTAGGTTAA
- the wsc1 gene encoding plasma membrane-associated serine-rich cell wall sensor Wsc1 — protein sequence MKSFYYRSLALRFLQIFVLFNIGNRQVYADLNTQFGCYQVDESLSVKGNYQFLTPQYCYDHLCNDDPNVAFVAVREKNCYCGNTLTAQKVDSSNCNKVCPGWDQFKCGGDLYWSVYLTGSGILHTSSSQSSSSTSSTHSSSKTSSTPSSTTSSTSSSAPSSKPTSSSHSPSSSQSSSRITSPSSSSSHMPTTFSSSYVRSVTPSPTSSSSSSTGSPNGSQGSKMNNSLNTGAIVGIVIGCVAFAVVIALCICLYFWYRKFKARMNAKDDITFPSYKSELDSRLDPGMLKNRNSAESLADSQDYSRRILRVMN from the coding sequence ATGAAGTCGTTTTATTACCGATCCCTCGCTTTGCGATTCTTGCAAATCTTTGTACTTTTTAATATAGGTAATCGCCAAGTGTATGCAGATTTGAATACGCAGTTTGGATGTTACCAGGTCGATGAAAGTTTATCCGTCAAAGGTAATTACCAATTCCTCACTCCTCAGTACTGCTATGATCATCTATGTAATGACGATCCTAATGTTGCTTTTGTTGCCGTACGCGAAAAAAATTGCTACTGCGGTAATACACTTACAGCCCAAAAGGTTGATTCTAGCAATTGTAACAAAGTATGCCCTGGTTGGGACCAGTTCAAATGTGGTGGTGACCTCTATTGGTCGGTTTACTTGACCGGTAGCGGTATTTTGCATACGTCGTCTTCTCAGAGTTCCTCTTCTACTTCTTCTACTCATTCATCCTCAAAGACTTCCTCTACGCCGTCTTCCACGACGAGCTCAACGTCAAGTTCTGCACCATCTTCCAAACCTACTTCTTCCTCCCATTCCCCATCTTCTAGCCAGTCATCATCTAGAATCACATCGCCCAGCTCATCATCTTCTCATATGCCaacaactttttcttcgtccTATGTGAGATCAGTGACTCCCAGTCCCACAAGctcatcttcatcttcgaCGGGTTCACCAAATGGTTCTCAAGGCTCAAAGATGAATAACTCATTGAACACTGGTGCAATTGTTGGTATTGTGATTGGTTGTGTTGCTTTTGCAGTGGTTATCGCTTTATGTATTTGCCTATACTTTTGGTATAGGAAGTTTAAGGCAAGGATGAATGCTAAGGATGATATAACTTTTCCCTCCTACAAGAGTGAACTGGACTCGCGTCTTGATCCTGGCATGCTGAAAAATCGCAACTCCGCCGAATCGTTGGCCGATAGTCAAGATTACTCGAGAAGAATTTTAAGGGTCatgaattaa